One stretch of Cygnus olor isolate bCygOlo1 chromosome 1, bCygOlo1.pri.v2, whole genome shotgun sequence DNA includes these proteins:
- the CAPRIN2 gene encoding caprin-2 isoform X5 produces the protein MVQLSQAPFRRPSSPSGRSEDGEEKGMKAAKQQVNALGESQPSPSPLQTALNSAASPSQAYETYIDNGLICLKHKIRNIEKKKLKLEDYKDRLKKGEALNQDQLEAVEKYDEVVHNLEFAKELQKTFSGLSQDLLKAQRKAQRRESLLKLEAEKKKLRTILQVQYVLQNFTQEHVQKDFKGGVNGAIYLPSKELDYLIRFAKLTCPERNENLSVEDQMEQSSLYFWDLLEGSEKPVVGTTYKHMKDLLSKLLDSGYFESIPAPRTPVPVKELEEVNRKSERTRQISKGESVKETESLMELMKSEIQPQEFLNRRYLPEAEYSVKKKPEEPKSWEAESARKQEPPKSWEMLVDIEEQKQKQETLKPWESRVRQQETKRPDSPKPWEARVKEEEQKRDPTKPWETRVEEEQKKQEAPKAWVARVREEQESPKPWVAKVREEQEQKKQESPKPWVAKIREDQEQKKQESPKAWVTKAKEEPEQKQESPKPWVTQTREEPEQKKTEPVKSWEMHVREEPEQKKQEPVKAWAAAHVREEPEQKKQETREAWETAERQQQVSSQQLQNPPKSWGAASVGPKEQMGPKKFDMEPKERRERKQKVEHEIKRVPKPVHQPAAEFCSTSTLPKDPVLRREKLQDLMTQIQGTYNFMQESILDFDKASPSAIGSSQPPSVTPASSPVVSKEQKLPSQSDFLQQPLQATASSMTLHGSNTSLASADQTLSGSETEDLVTPQTPQASASLSQETEKYASQSLYQTSSRISEPLIPKKIEIAQATVPLPSEPQSPLPTSSTSVTPVPQGQSFQSPPASSSSVTITAAPFQAMQTVFKVNAPLPPRKDQEIKEDSSYSAGYNQSFSTASTQTPPQCQLQSSHVAEQTSLSQESLSSAQTNVIPRPPQPYLNSRGSVRGSARGGRSLANSYRSPGGYKGFDAYRGSPSITNGNYGQLQFPGRDYAGMPYSQRDVNYQQCYKRGGITSGPRANSRAGWSDSSQVSSPERDNETFNSGDSGQGDSRSITPVDMPVTSQAATILPVHVYPLPQQMRVAFSAARTSNLAPGTLDQPIVFDLLLNNLGETFDIQLGRFNCPVNGTYVFIFHMLKLAVNVPLYVNLMKNEEVLVSAYANDGAPDHETASNHAVLQLFQGDQIWLRLHRGAIYGSSWKYSTFSGYLLYQD, from the exons ATGGTGCAGCTTTCCCAAGCCCCTTTCCGCCGCCCATCGTCACCTTCAGGCCGGTCAGAGGACGGGGAGGAGAAGGGCATGAAGGCGGCCAAGCAGCAGGTGAACGCGTTGGGGGAGAGCcagccttcccccagccccctgcagaCTGCGCTCAACTCGGCGGCCTCTCCTTCCCAGGCGTACGAGACTTACATTGATAATGGGCTTATCTGCCTCAAACACAAGATCAGGAATATTGAGAAAAAGAAG CTTAAGCTAGAAGACTACAAAGATCGACTGAAGAAGGGAGAAGCCCTCAATCAAGACCAGTTG GAGGCAGTAGAGAAATATGATGAAGTAGTACACAACTTAGAATTTGCCAAGGAGCTTCAGAAGACTTTTTCAGGTCTTAGCCAAGAT CTgctgaaagcacagagaaaggctCAAAGAAGAGAGAGTCTATTGAAGCttgaagcagagaagaaaaaactgcGTACAATACTTCAAGTCCAGTATGTGCTGCAGAACTTCACTCAAGAGCATGTTCAGAAGGATTTCAAAGGTGGTGTGAATGGTGCAATATACTTGCCTTCTAAAGAACTAGACTACCTCATAAGATTTGCAAAACTGACATGtccagaaagaaatgagaacttGAG TGTTGAAGATCAGATGGAACAATCATCTCTCTACTTCTGGGACCTTCTAGAAGGCAGTGAGAAGCCTGTAGTTGGAACAACAT aTAAACATATGAAGGACCTGTTATCCAAACTTCTAGACTCTGGTTACTTTGAAAGTATTCCTGCTCCTCGCACCCCTGTGCCGGTAAAAGAATTGGAAGAAGTAAATAGAAAATCTGAGAGGACAAGACAAATTTCAAAAGGAGAGTCTGTCAAGGAAACAG AATCCCTTATGGAGCTTATGAAGTCTGAAATACAGCCACAGGAG TTTCTCAACAGGCGTTATTTGCCTGAAGCAGAATACTCTGTCAAGAAGAAGCCAGAAGAGCCCAAGTCTTGGGAAGCTGAGAGTGCTAGAAAACAAGAACCACCGAAGTCGTGGGAAATGCTTGTTGATATtgaagagcagaaacagaaacaagagaCCTTAAAGCCTTGGGAATCTCGTGTTAGgcagcaggaaacaaaaagacCAGATTCACCAAAGCCTTGGGAAGCTCGTGTTAAAGAAGAGGAACAGAAGCGTGACCCTACAAAGCCATGGGAGACTCGTGttgaagaagaacaaaagaagcaagaagCTCCAAAGGCCTGGGTAGCACGTGTTCGAGAGGAGCAGGAGTCCCCCAAACCTTGGGTAGCAAAGGTTAGGGAAGAGcaggaacagaagaaacaggagTCACCTAAGCCATGGGTAGCAAAAATTAGGGAAgaccaggaacagaaaaaacaagagTCACCAAAAGCTTGGGTGACCAAAGCTAAGGAAGAACCAGAACAAAAGCAGGAATCTCCAAAACCTTGGGTGACCCAAACTAGGGAGGAACCAGAACAAAAGAAGACAGAACCTGTGAAATCATGGGAAATGCATGTTAGGGAAGAGCCCGAGCAAAAGAAGCAGGAGCCTGTGAAGGCTTGGGCTGCTGCACATGTTAGGGAGGAGCCAGagcaaaagaagcaggaaaCTCGAGAGGCTTGGGAAAcagctgagaggcagcagcaagtGTCATCACAGCAGTTACAGAATCCTCCGAAGTCCTGGGGAGCTGCAAGTGTTGGGCCAAAGGAGCAGATGGGGCCAAAGAAGTTTGATATGGAACCCAAAGAA AGGCGGGAGCGCAAACAGAAGGTtgaacatgaaattaaaaga GTGCCTAAACCTGTACATCAGCCAGCTGCAGAATTTTGCTCTACTTCAACTCTTCCAAAAGATCCAGTACTGAGAAGGGAAAAACTTCAAGATCTGATGACTCAGATACAAGGGACTTATAACTTCATGCaa gagtcCATTCTGGATTTTGATAAAGCTTCACCAAGTGCCATTGGTTCATCTCAACCACCTTCAGTTACTCCAGCAAGTAGTCCTGTAG tttcaaaagaacagaaactgcCAAGTCAAAGTGATTTTCTTCAACAACCCCTTCAG GCTACTGCTTCATCCATGACCCTGCATGGTTCTAATACTTCCCTAGCATCTGCTGATCAGACCCTTTCTGGCTCTGAAACTGAAGACTTGGTGACACCACAGACGCCACAG GCATCAGCATCACTTTCTCAAGAGACTGAGAAATATGCTTCCCAGTCATTGTATCAGACAAGTTCGCGTATTTCTGAGCCACTGATACCTAAAAAGATTGAAATTGCTCAG GCAACTGTTCCCCTCCCAAGTGAGCCACAGTCACCGTTGCCGACTTCGAGCACCTCTGTAACACCAGTACCACAAGGGCAAAGCTTTCAGTCTCCTCCAGCAAGTAGCAGTTCTGTGACAATAACAGCAGCTCCCTTTCAGGCTATGCAGACT GTATTTAAGGTGAATGCACCGCTGCCTCCACGTAAAGACCAGGAAATTAAAGAGGATTCTTCATATTCAGCAGGATATAACCAGAGTTTCTCTACAGCAAGTACACAGACTCCTCCTCAATGCCAGCTGCAATCTTCTCATGTTGCAGAACAAACCTCTCTTTCACAAGAATCTCTGTCTTCAG CACAGACTAATGTTATACCAAGACCCCCTCAGCCTTACCTTAATAGTCGTGGGTCTGTCAGAGGATCTGCTAGAGGTGGAAGGTCACTGGCCAATTCATATCGTTCGCCTGGTGGGTATAAAG GTTTTGATGCTTACAGAGGCTCACCCTCAATAACTAATGGCAACTATGGCCAGCTGCAGTTCCCTGGTAGAGATTATGCTGGAATGCCATATTCTCAGAGG gATGTTAACTACCAGCAGTGCTATAAACGAGGTGGGATAACTAGTGGTCCTCGAGCAAATTCAAGAG CAGGGTGGAGTGATTCTTCTCAGGTGAGCAGTCCAGAACGAGACAACGAAACCTTTAACAGTGGGGACTCTGGGCAGGGAGACTCCCGCAGCATCACCCCCGTTGATATGCCAGTGACAAGCCAAGCTGCCACCATACTACCAGTGCATGTCTACCCCCTCCCGCAGCAGATGAGAGTTGCCTTCTCTGCAGCCAGAACATCTAACTTGGCCCCTGGAACTCTAGACCAGCCAATTGTGTTTGACCTGCTGCTGAACAACCTTGGAGAAACTTTTGACATCCAGCTTGGTAGATTTAATTGTCCAGTGAATGGTACTTATGTCTTCATCTTCCACATGCTGAAGCTGGCTGTAAATGTTCCCCTATATGTGAATCTCATGAAGAATGAAGAGGTCCTAGTGTCGGCATATGCAAATGATGGGGCTCCTGATCATGAGACTGCTAGTAATCATGCagtcctgcagctgttccagggGGATCAGATCTGGTTACGTCTGCATCGGGGAGCCATCTATGGAAGTAGCTGGAAATACTCTACCTTTTCGGGATACCTCCTTTATCAGGACTAA
- the CAPRIN2 gene encoding caprin-2 isoform X4 has protein sequence MVQLSQAPFRRPSSPSGRSEDGEEKGMKAAKQQVNALGESQPSPSPLQTALNSAASPSQAYETYIDNGLICLKHKIRNIEKKKLKLEDYKDRLKKGEALNQDQLEAVEKYDEVVHNLEFAKELQKTFSGLSQDLLKAQRKAQRRESLLKLEAEKKKLRTILQVQYVLQNFTQEHVQKDFKGGVNGAIYLPSKELDYLIRFAKLTCPERNENLSVEDQMEQSSLYFWDLLEGSEKPVVGTTYKHMKDLLSKLLDSGYFESIPAPRTPVPVKELEEVNRKSERTRQISKGESVKETESLMELMKSEIQPQEFLNRRYLPEAEYSVKKKPEEPKSWEAESARKQEPPKSWEMLVDIEEQKQKQETLKPWESRVRQQETKRPDSPKPWEARVKEEEQKRDPTKPWETRVEEEQKKQEAPKAWVARVREEQESPKPWVAKVREEQEQKKQESPKPWVAKIREDQEQKKQESPKAWVTKAKEEPEQKQESPKPWVTQTREEPEQKKTEPVKSWEMHVREEPEQKKQEPVKAWAAAHVREEPEQKKQETREAWETAERQQQVSSQQLQNPPKSWGAASVGPKEQMGPKKFDMEPKEVPKPVHQPAAEFCSTSTLPKDPVLRREKLQDLMTQIQGTYNFMQESILDFDKASPSAIGSSQPPSVTPASSPVVSKEQKLPSQSDFLQQPLQATASSMTLHGSNTSLASADQTLSGSETEDLVTPQTPQASASLSQETEKYASQSLYQTSSRISEPLIPKKIEIAQATVPLPSEPQSPLPTSSTSVTPVPQGQSFQSPPASSSSVTITAAPFQAMQTVFKVNAPLPPRKDQEIKEDSSYSAGYNQSFSTASTQTPPQCQLQSSHVAEQTSLSQESLSSVNYQPDGAVPVSNGSLAFYPAQTNVIPRPPQPYLNSRGSVRGSARGGRSLANSYRSPGGYKGFDAYRGSPSITNGNYGQLQFPGRDYAGMPYSQRDVNYQQCYKRGGITSGPRANSRAGWSDSSQVSSPERDNETFNSGDSGQGDSRSITPVDMPVTSQAATILPVHVYPLPQQMRVAFSAARTSNLAPGTLDQPIVFDLLLNNLGETFDIQLGRFNCPVNGTYVFIFHMLKLAVNVPLYVNLMKNEEVLVSAYANDGAPDHETASNHAVLQLFQGDQIWLRLHRGAIYGSSWKYSTFSGYLLYQD, from the exons ATGGTGCAGCTTTCCCAAGCCCCTTTCCGCCGCCCATCGTCACCTTCAGGCCGGTCAGAGGACGGGGAGGAGAAGGGCATGAAGGCGGCCAAGCAGCAGGTGAACGCGTTGGGGGAGAGCcagccttcccccagccccctgcagaCTGCGCTCAACTCGGCGGCCTCTCCTTCCCAGGCGTACGAGACTTACATTGATAATGGGCTTATCTGCCTCAAACACAAGATCAGGAATATTGAGAAAAAGAAG CTTAAGCTAGAAGACTACAAAGATCGACTGAAGAAGGGAGAAGCCCTCAATCAAGACCAGTTG GAGGCAGTAGAGAAATATGATGAAGTAGTACACAACTTAGAATTTGCCAAGGAGCTTCAGAAGACTTTTTCAGGTCTTAGCCAAGAT CTgctgaaagcacagagaaaggctCAAAGAAGAGAGAGTCTATTGAAGCttgaagcagagaagaaaaaactgcGTACAATACTTCAAGTCCAGTATGTGCTGCAGAACTTCACTCAAGAGCATGTTCAGAAGGATTTCAAAGGTGGTGTGAATGGTGCAATATACTTGCCTTCTAAAGAACTAGACTACCTCATAAGATTTGCAAAACTGACATGtccagaaagaaatgagaacttGAG TGTTGAAGATCAGATGGAACAATCATCTCTCTACTTCTGGGACCTTCTAGAAGGCAGTGAGAAGCCTGTAGTTGGAACAACAT aTAAACATATGAAGGACCTGTTATCCAAACTTCTAGACTCTGGTTACTTTGAAAGTATTCCTGCTCCTCGCACCCCTGTGCCGGTAAAAGAATTGGAAGAAGTAAATAGAAAATCTGAGAGGACAAGACAAATTTCAAAAGGAGAGTCTGTCAAGGAAACAG AATCCCTTATGGAGCTTATGAAGTCTGAAATACAGCCACAGGAG TTTCTCAACAGGCGTTATTTGCCTGAAGCAGAATACTCTGTCAAGAAGAAGCCAGAAGAGCCCAAGTCTTGGGAAGCTGAGAGTGCTAGAAAACAAGAACCACCGAAGTCGTGGGAAATGCTTGTTGATATtgaagagcagaaacagaaacaagagaCCTTAAAGCCTTGGGAATCTCGTGTTAGgcagcaggaaacaaaaagacCAGATTCACCAAAGCCTTGGGAAGCTCGTGTTAAAGAAGAGGAACAGAAGCGTGACCCTACAAAGCCATGGGAGACTCGTGttgaagaagaacaaaagaagcaagaagCTCCAAAGGCCTGGGTAGCACGTGTTCGAGAGGAGCAGGAGTCCCCCAAACCTTGGGTAGCAAAGGTTAGGGAAGAGcaggaacagaagaaacaggagTCACCTAAGCCATGGGTAGCAAAAATTAGGGAAgaccaggaacagaaaaaacaagagTCACCAAAAGCTTGGGTGACCAAAGCTAAGGAAGAACCAGAACAAAAGCAGGAATCTCCAAAACCTTGGGTGACCCAAACTAGGGAGGAACCAGAACAAAAGAAGACAGAACCTGTGAAATCATGGGAAATGCATGTTAGGGAAGAGCCCGAGCAAAAGAAGCAGGAGCCTGTGAAGGCTTGGGCTGCTGCACATGTTAGGGAGGAGCCAGagcaaaagaagcaggaaaCTCGAGAGGCTTGGGAAAcagctgagaggcagcagcaagtGTCATCACAGCAGTTACAGAATCCTCCGAAGTCCTGGGGAGCTGCAAGTGTTGGGCCAAAGGAGCAGATGGGGCCAAAGAAGTTTGATATGGAACCCAAAGAA GTGCCTAAACCTGTACATCAGCCAGCTGCAGAATTTTGCTCTACTTCAACTCTTCCAAAAGATCCAGTACTGAGAAGGGAAAAACTTCAAGATCTGATGACTCAGATACAAGGGACTTATAACTTCATGCaa gagtcCATTCTGGATTTTGATAAAGCTTCACCAAGTGCCATTGGTTCATCTCAACCACCTTCAGTTACTCCAGCAAGTAGTCCTGTAG tttcaaaagaacagaaactgcCAAGTCAAAGTGATTTTCTTCAACAACCCCTTCAG GCTACTGCTTCATCCATGACCCTGCATGGTTCTAATACTTCCCTAGCATCTGCTGATCAGACCCTTTCTGGCTCTGAAACTGAAGACTTGGTGACACCACAGACGCCACAG GCATCAGCATCACTTTCTCAAGAGACTGAGAAATATGCTTCCCAGTCATTGTATCAGACAAGTTCGCGTATTTCTGAGCCACTGATACCTAAAAAGATTGAAATTGCTCAG GCAACTGTTCCCCTCCCAAGTGAGCCACAGTCACCGTTGCCGACTTCGAGCACCTCTGTAACACCAGTACCACAAGGGCAAAGCTTTCAGTCTCCTCCAGCAAGTAGCAGTTCTGTGACAATAACAGCAGCTCCCTTTCAGGCTATGCAGACT GTATTTAAGGTGAATGCACCGCTGCCTCCACGTAAAGACCAGGAAATTAAAGAGGATTCTTCATATTCAGCAGGATATAACCAGAGTTTCTCTACAGCAAGTACACAGACTCCTCCTCAATGCCAGCTGCAATCTTCTCATGTTGCAGAACAAACCTCTCTTTCACAAGAATCTCTGTCTTCAG TGAATTATCAACCTGATGGAGCTGTTCCTGTTAGCAATGGTAGTCTCGCCTTTTATCCAGCACAGACTAATGTTATACCAAGACCCCCTCAGCCTTACCTTAATAGTCGTGGGTCTGTCAGAGGATCTGCTAGAGGTGGAAGGTCACTGGCCAATTCATATCGTTCGCCTGGTGGGTATAAAG GTTTTGATGCTTACAGAGGCTCACCCTCAATAACTAATGGCAACTATGGCCAGCTGCAGTTCCCTGGTAGAGATTATGCTGGAATGCCATATTCTCAGAGG gATGTTAACTACCAGCAGTGCTATAAACGAGGTGGGATAACTAGTGGTCCTCGAGCAAATTCAAGAG CAGGGTGGAGTGATTCTTCTCAGGTGAGCAGTCCAGAACGAGACAACGAAACCTTTAACAGTGGGGACTCTGGGCAGGGAGACTCCCGCAGCATCACCCCCGTTGATATGCCAGTGACAAGCCAAGCTGCCACCATACTACCAGTGCATGTCTACCCCCTCCCGCAGCAGATGAGAGTTGCCTTCTCTGCAGCCAGAACATCTAACTTGGCCCCTGGAACTCTAGACCAGCCAATTGTGTTTGACCTGCTGCTGAACAACCTTGGAGAAACTTTTGACATCCAGCTTGGTAGATTTAATTGTCCAGTGAATGGTACTTATGTCTTCATCTTCCACATGCTGAAGCTGGCTGTAAATGTTCCCCTATATGTGAATCTCATGAAGAATGAAGAGGTCCTAGTGTCGGCATATGCAAATGATGGGGCTCCTGATCATGAGACTGCTAGTAATCATGCagtcctgcagctgttccagggGGATCAGATCTGGTTACGTCTGCATCGGGGAGCCATCTATGGAAGTAGCTGGAAATACTCTACCTTTTCGGGATACCTCCTTTATCAGGACTAA